From the genome of Rhodoligotrophos appendicifer, one region includes:
- a CDS encoding universal stress protein: protein MKMMQGNRGNHQDSYEGEVEMHKHILVPTDGSELSAAAVEKALTFARELGAKVTILTVALPFHAASIDSHQLLSTREGHEQQVREQTNKILAEAARMADKLQVSYETMQIQDDHPHQAIIRAAEQKGCDLIAMASHGRRGVSAIVLGSETLKVLTHSKIPVLVYR from the coding sequence ATGAAAATGATGCAGGGTAATCGCGGCAATCATCAAGATTCTTACGAAGGAGAAGTTGAAATGCATAAACACATTCTCGTTCCCACAGACGGGTCTGAGCTATCAGCCGCTGCAGTGGAGAAGGCGCTTACATTCGCCCGAGAACTCGGTGCAAAGGTGACCATTCTTACTGTTGCCCTGCCATTTCACGCAGCTTCCATCGACTCCCATCAGTTGTTGAGCACACGCGAAGGCCACGAACAGCAGGTGCGCGAGCAAACCAATAAGATTCTGGCGGAAGCGGCTCGTATGGCGGATAAGCTTCAGGTGTCATATGAAACGATGCAGATCCAAGATGATCACCCCCACCAGGCTATAATCCGGGCTGCAGAACAAAAAGGCTGTGATCTAATAGCGATGGCGTCTCACGGACGCCGCGGAGTGTCTGCAATAGTGCTTGGAAGCGAGACGTTGAAGGTTTTGACCCATTCAAAGATCCCGGTTCTCGTCTACCGGTAA
- a CDS encoding Thivi_2564 family membrane protein — MAMSALVSILITFLVIVLVLWLIQRLPMDGRVRQILQIVVIIIGIVSLLRYLAVF, encoded by the coding sequence ATGGCAATGTCAGCTCTCGTGAGCATTCTGATCACCTTCCTGGTGATCGTTTTAGTACTTTGGCTAATACAGCGGCTACCAATGGATGGGCGAGTTCGTCAGATCCTTCAGATCGTGGTGATCATCATTGGAATCGTATCTCTGCTGCGATATCTTGCGGTTTTTTGA
- a CDS encoding ATP-binding protein has protein sequence MALLLVVAIISVVALASLAAISVLREPAIGQTITPIAQQLALQIDLLSGSDPATVDRHLMNHKALGEVDEWTTQVISRALRAIGKTPQIFVTDDADLNHKQVSIRLDSGRWLVLGFPDFSPPSNTWYVFGGWISLIVAGAVAVSIFFATILTRPLEMIEAAVTWIGPDGMLEPLPEEGSGEIRATARALNQLSSRLKSAVESRMRLVAAAGHDLRTPMTRMRLRAEFLTESERENWLADLDELERIADSAIILVRENGRPSPWELLSLKTLLSELIDDLSHLNLPVSRGVLNEIFVEANKVGLNRALRNLVVNAATHGKRCEVHLREEEHSAVIEIKDFGPGIPADLIDKAFEPFFRVDPGRRQSVPGAGLGLAIAKEIIERLGGTIVLVNIAEGGLLQTIQLPSAPSREERRFQAA, from the coding sequence ATGGCACTTCTTCTCGTCGTCGCCATCATCAGCGTCGTTGCTCTTGCGAGCCTCGCCGCCATCAGCGTTCTTCGAGAGCCGGCGATTGGGCAGACAATAACACCGATCGCCCAACAGCTTGCGCTGCAAATTGATCTCCTGTCCGGGTCAGATCCGGCGACCGTCGATCGACATCTGATGAACCATAAGGCCTTGGGGGAGGTTGATGAATGGACGACGCAAGTCATATCCCGAGCATTGCGTGCAATCGGTAAAACTCCACAGATTTTTGTCACCGACGATGCCGACCTGAACCATAAGCAAGTTTCGATTCGACTGGATAGTGGTCGGTGGCTGGTCCTGGGATTTCCAGATTTTTCTCCCCCCTCCAATACTTGGTATGTGTTCGGTGGTTGGATCTCTCTCATCGTTGCCGGCGCCGTTGCTGTTTCTATTTTTTTTGCGACGATCCTGACGCGCCCCCTGGAGATGATCGAGGCCGCAGTGACCTGGATCGGGCCGGATGGGATGCTTGAGCCTCTCCCGGAGGAAGGCTCTGGGGAAATTCGGGCCACGGCTCGCGCGCTGAACCAGTTGTCTAGCCGACTGAAGTCGGCCGTAGAAAGCCGGATGCGCCTCGTCGCGGCGGCCGGCCACGACTTACGCACTCCAATGACCCGTATGCGACTGCGTGCAGAGTTCTTGACCGAAAGTGAGCGGGAGAATTGGTTGGCCGACTTGGATGAACTTGAAAGGATTGCCGATAGTGCAATCATCCTTGTTCGCGAGAACGGGCGGCCAAGTCCGTGGGAGCTCCTTTCCTTGAAGACCCTTCTAAGCGAGCTGATCGATGATCTTTCACATCTGAACCTGCCAGTCTCAAGGGGAGTGCTGAATGAAATATTTGTCGAAGCGAACAAGGTCGGGCTGAACCGTGCCTTGCGCAATTTGGTTGTGAATGCCGCCACTCATGGGAAAAGATGCGAGGTGCATCTCCGCGAAGAGGAACACTCGGCGGTCATTGAAATCAAGGATTTTGGCCCAGGGATTCCTGCTGATCTGATTGACAAGGCCTTTGAGCCGTTCTTTCGCGTCGACCCTGGTCGGCGTCAGTCGGTGCCGGGGGCAGGCTTGGGTCTTGCGATCGCCAAGGAGATCATCGAACGATTGGGCGGAACGATCGTGCTCGTGAACATCGCCGAGGGCGGCCTGCTTCAGACCATTCAGCTTCCGAGCGCACCTTCACGAGAGGAAAGGCGTTTCCAGGCCGCGTAA
- a CDS encoding response regulator, with amino-acid sequence MTQTHILVVDDDKEIRTLLGRYLVGQGFKVSVAADRHECEKMLDTGSFDLIVLDVMLPDGSGLEICRDLRNRRPAPAVILLTALKEEVDRIVGLELGADDYLAKPFNPRELTARIRAVLRRSIGPISDRPSVNLYRFAGYVLEPETRTIMNAAGEYIDLTGAEFDLLQVFLDRPGRVLSRDQLLDLTQGREREPFDRSIDVLISRLRKKLGEGPDCILVKTVRNGGYQLVVRVVADERFG; translated from the coding sequence ATGACACAGACACACATCTTAGTCGTCGACGACGATAAGGAAATCCGTACTCTTCTTGGGCGCTATCTGGTTGGCCAGGGCTTCAAGGTGTCTGTCGCAGCAGATCGTCATGAATGTGAGAAGATGCTTGATACGGGCAGCTTTGATCTGATCGTTCTCGACGTCATGCTGCCTGACGGCTCGGGGTTGGAGATCTGCCGAGATCTTCGTAACCGGCGCCCTGCCCCGGCCGTCATCCTTCTGACGGCACTTAAGGAGGAAGTCGACCGCATTGTCGGATTGGAACTTGGTGCCGATGATTATTTGGCAAAGCCATTCAACCCGCGAGAGCTCACCGCTCGCATCAGAGCGGTGCTCCGTCGGTCGATCGGCCCCATCTCCGACCGGCCATCGGTCAATCTTTATCGGTTTGCAGGATACGTCCTTGAGCCGGAGACTCGAACAATTATGAACGCCGCCGGTGAGTACATCGATTTGACAGGAGCGGAGTTCGATCTTCTTCAAGTTTTCTTGGACCGACCCGGTCGGGTCCTTTCGCGGGATCAACTTCTTGATCTTACGCAGGGTCGAGAACGAGAGCCATTTGATCGATCGATCGATGTCCTGATCAGCAGACTCAGGAAGAAGCTTGGCGAGGGTCCCGATTGTATCCTTGTGAAGACGGTGCGGAATGGCGGCTATCAGCTGGTTGTCCGCGTAGTGGCTGACGAGCGCTTCGGATGA